Proteins from a genomic interval of Croceicoccus naphthovorans:
- the dapF gene encoding diaminopimelate epimerase has protein sequence MQIAFTKMHGLGNDFVVLDARDHALPPLTGDVAAALADRHTGIGCDQLIVIEPSDRADWRMRIYNCDGGEVEACGNASRAVGLLIGGAVTLETKGGLIATRPHDNGIAVDMGEPRFEWDAIPLGYAMDTLAMPVGWPVGDGALENPVAVNVGNPHAVFFVDDPYAVPLAEIGPLIENDPIFPERVNVNVAAVTARDAITLRVWERGAGITRACGTGACATAVAAMRRGLVDRTVTVTLPGGPLTIAWDDHNRITMTGPATISFTGSFDWGDYA, from the coding sequence ATGCAGATCGCCTTCACCAAGATGCACGGCCTGGGCAACGACTTCGTCGTTCTGGACGCGCGCGACCATGCGCTGCCGCCGCTGACCGGCGATGTCGCCGCCGCACTAGCGGACCGGCACACCGGCATCGGGTGCGACCAGCTGATCGTGATCGAACCCTCCGACCGGGCCGACTGGCGGATGCGGATCTACAATTGCGACGGCGGTGAGGTAGAGGCCTGCGGCAATGCATCCCGCGCCGTAGGCTTGCTGATCGGCGGAGCCGTGACGCTGGAGACCAAGGGTGGCCTGATTGCCACGCGCCCCCATGACAACGGCATCGCGGTCGACATGGGCGAGCCACGTTTCGAGTGGGACGCGATCCCCTTGGGCTATGCGATGGATACGCTGGCCATGCCGGTCGGTTGGCCGGTCGGCGATGGGGCACTGGAAAATCCGGTCGCGGTCAATGTTGGCAATCCGCACGCGGTGTTCTTCGTCGACGATCCCTATGCGGTCCCGCTGGCCGAGATCGGCCCGCTGATCGAGAACGACCCGATCTTCCCCGAACGGGTCAACGTCAACGTCGCCGCCGTAACCGCGCGCGATGCGATCACCCTGCGCGTATGGGAACGCGGTGCCGGGATCACGCGGGCCTGCGGTACCGGGGCCTGTGCTACGGCCGTCGCCGCGATGCGCCGCGGGCTTGTGGACCGGACCGTTACCGTCACCCTGCCCGGCGGGCCGCTGACCATCGCGTGGGACGATCATAACCGCATCACGATGACCGGCCCCGCAACGATCAGCTTTACCGGCAGCTTCGACTGGGGCGACTACGCTTGA